One uncultured Pseudodesulfovibrio sp. genomic window carries:
- a CDS encoding histidine kinase, with protein sequence MNNRVIPISLAVIDKEQRDRLEKMISANPMVRLVGEDAEEMGVLIYEPGDTVEEDMPHIIHALESGQAEDVYLAGDVADPEILIRAMRSGIREYLKFPLDENDLRAAVMRTAMRLSLGVDENDKGRIFTVVGCKAGVGTTTLAVNMACALNERQPGRTVLLDLRPPMGETPYFLDLKYEYSWGDLVADISRLDATYLRSVIAEHESGLHVLPGPASGERPDEHTLFLILEQLRHSYDFVVVDAATPGEDELPKEVELADSILMTMQLSLPCLARVSRLTDSIGGQDPDADRRMRLVATRVARNGSIGVAEAAEVLGREIPWSIPEDGDTVLSSINQGTPLVQAFPKSSSAKAVQALVRDLAPKAKEPRKGLSLPFSSLFRKKGKGSDSNDNLAGAIL encoded by the coding sequence ATGAATAACCGAGTGATACCCATATCGCTGGCCGTCATCGACAAGGAGCAGCGCGATCGCCTGGAAAAGATGATCAGCGCCAACCCCATGGTCCGGCTGGTGGGCGAGGACGCCGAGGAGATGGGCGTGCTCATCTACGAGCCCGGCGACACCGTCGAAGAGGATATGCCGCACATCATCCATGCCCTGGAATCCGGGCAGGCCGAGGATGTCTACCTGGCCGGCGACGTGGCCGACCCCGAGATTCTCATTCGGGCCATGCGCAGCGGCATCCGTGAATATCTCAAGTTTCCCCTGGACGAGAACGACCTGCGCGCCGCGGTCATGCGCACCGCCATGCGGCTGAGCCTGGGCGTGGACGAAAACGACAAGGGCCGCATCTTCACGGTCGTGGGCTGCAAGGCCGGCGTTGGGACGACCACCCTGGCCGTGAACATGGCCTGCGCCCTGAACGAGCGCCAGCCCGGACGGACCGTGCTTCTGGACCTTCGCCCGCCCATGGGCGAAACCCCCTATTTCCTGGACCTCAAGTACGAATACTCCTGGGGCGATCTGGTGGCCGACATCTCCCGTCTGGACGCCACTTACCTGCGCAGCGTCATTGCCGAGCACGAGTCCGGCCTGCACGTCCTGCCCGGCCCGGCCTCTGGCGAGCGCCCGGACGAACACACCCTGTTCCTGATTCTGGAGCAGCTCCGCCACAGCTACGACTTCGTGGTCGTGGACGCCGCCACCCCCGGCGAGGACGAGCTTCCCAAGGAAGTGGAGCTGGCCGATTCCATCCTGATGACCATGCAGCTTTCCCTGCCGTGCCTGGCCCGCGTTTCCCGGCTGACCGACTCCATCGGTGGTCAGGACCCGGACGCGGACCGGCGTATGCGCCTGGTGGCCACCCGCGTGGCCCGCAACGGTTCCATTGGCGTGGCCGAGGCCGCCGAGGTCCTGGGCCGCGAGATCCCCTGGTCCATCCCCGAAGACGGCGACACCGTTCTTTCGTCCATCAACCAGGGTACCCCCCTGGTTCAGGCCTTCCCCAAGTCCTCGTCCGCCAAGGCTGTGCAGGCCCTGGTCCGAGACCTCGCGCCCAAGGCCAAGGAGCCCCGCAAGGGATTGTCCCTGCCGTTTTCCTCCCTCTTCCGCAAGAAGGGCAAGGGATCGGATTCCAATGACAATCTGGCAGGAGCGATCTTATGA
- a CDS encoding A24 family peptidase, protein MEILISIVLGIALVTGSITDIRNQRIYNWLTFPLILAGLATHTVFGGFAGLKFAAAGFAVGFVLMAIPYFFGAMGAGDVKLMAGIGAWLGMDATFLAFLFTCIAGGGYCIVVLLRDPSLFKRVMRNIWNAFSVFIATRKMNFAPSTSGAALPRLCYGVAIAIGTAAAMTMFVWQTGSIYVGY, encoded by the coding sequence ATGGAAATTCTTATCAGTATCGTACTCGGTATCGCCCTTGTAACAGGGTCCATCACCGACATCCGAAACCAGCGAATCTACAATTGGTTGACCTTCCCGCTCATTCTCGCGGGGCTGGCCACCCATACCGTGTTCGGCGGTTTTGCCGGGCTGAAGTTCGCGGCTGCGGGCTTTGCCGTTGGTTTCGTGCTCATGGCCATCCCCTATTTCTTCGGAGCCATGGGAGCCGGCGACGTCAAGCTGATGGCCGGCATCGGTGCCTGGCTCGGCATGGACGCCACCTTCCTCGCTTTTCTGTTCACCTGCATCGCGGGCGGCGGCTATTGCATCGTCGTCCTGCTCCGCGATCCTTCCCTTTTCAAGCGCGTCATGCGCAACATCTGGAACGCCTTCTCCGTCTTCATCGCTACCCGTAAGATGAATTTCGCTCCCTCCACCAGCGGCGCAGCACTGCCCAGGCTCTGTTACGGCGTGGCCATCGCCATCGGAACGGCAGCGGCCATGACCATGTTCGTGTGGCAAACCGGCTCCATCTACGTCGGTTACTAA
- the cpaB gene encoding Flp pilus assembly protein CpaB: protein MSKSKKALIQLGLALILALVAGAVIFRWTNNMKRPAPVAAVKTSTVPVVVAKAAAKRGMKLTGEMLEVRNFTADSRPEGSHAQIQELAGRVLNQDVGPNEAVTDRKLADASVMGGGVSAMIEPGKRAMAVKGNMVMGLSGFVRPGDKVDVIVAMTVGSDEKPVTKLVLEQVKVLATGTQLQPPTEDGMTASVDVYTLELSPAESERLALAASRGTLHFALRNEQDEAAVLTSGSDIPKTLAALRPKLPPRSVRQATRIEVLSGASRSTVKF, encoded by the coding sequence ATGAGCAAGTCCAAGAAGGCATTGATCCAGTTGGGCCTGGCCCTGATATTGGCCCTCGTGGCCGGCGCGGTAATTTTCCGTTGGACCAACAACATGAAGCGGCCCGCTCCCGTGGCCGCCGTCAAGACCAGTACCGTCCCTGTGGTCGTGGCCAAGGCCGCTGCCAAGCGCGGCATGAAGCTGACCGGCGAGATGCTTGAAGTGCGCAACTTCACCGCGGACTCCCGCCCGGAAGGCTCGCATGCCCAGATCCAGGAACTGGCTGGCCGCGTGCTCAACCAGGATGTCGGCCCCAACGAGGCCGTCACCGACAGGAAGCTGGCCGACGCCTCTGTCATGGGCGGTGGCGTTTCAGCCATGATCGAACCCGGCAAGCGGGCCATGGCCGTCAAGGGCAACATGGTCATGGGTCTGTCCGGCTTCGTCCGTCCCGGCGACAAGGTGGACGTTATCGTCGCCATGACCGTGGGCAGCGATGAGAAGCCGGTGACCAAGCTGGTGCTGGAGCAGGTCAAGGTGCTGGCGACCGGCACGCAGCTGCAACCGCCGACCGAAGACGGCATGACCGCCTCGGTGGACGTCTACACTCTCGAACTTTCTCCGGCCGAGTCCGAACGTCTGGCTCTGGCCGCGTCCCGGGGAACGCTCCATTTCGCCCTGCGCAACGAGCAGGACGAGGCCGCTGTCCTGACCTCCGGTTCGGACATCCCCAAGACCCTGGCCGCTCTTCGCCCGAAGCTTCCGCCCAGAAGCGTGCGTCAGGCCACCCGTATCGAGGTCCTCAGCGGGGCCTCCCGATCCACGGTAAAGTTCTAG
- a CDS encoding type II and III secretion system protein family protein encodes MMKSFAIRIVLIILACALAVPAAASAPETEVVSVVVNKSTVIETDIRVTRISLASEGLVDMVLLTPRQIYLTAKELGSTSLTLWSGEKVAKVYDIVVTPDVTRLKRLIHETMPGEDGIRVLSSGSSITLAGTVSSTEQLSRALVLAKAEAKDNVVNLLSVDGIHQVLLEVRVAEMSRSVTKQIGFNFAAIGSNFSIFSLVNSLASYDPTDGILYAGDSVNMMGSYTSGSYSLYGMLNALKANGLVRMLAEPNLTCVSGESAEFLVGGEVPIPMPGSLGTVGIDYKPFGIGLKFTATVLSSGRINLKVNPEVSELDYSRAQPVAGYQIPTISTRRANTVVELGDGQSFMIAGLISDNLRENSNKVPGLGEIPVLGNLFSSQDFASNKTELVVLVTAHLAKPVDMASQTLPTDGFREPDDKEFYIFGLLEGQGGSDSGKTSGKGPAASTQDTVIRPESGFDGEFGHSWIN; translated from the coding sequence ATGATGAAGTCCTTCGCCATACGAATCGTTCTGATTATCCTGGCCTGCGCCCTGGCCGTTCCGGCCGCGGCGTCCGCCCCGGAAACCGAAGTCGTGTCCGTCGTGGTCAACAAGTCCACGGTCATCGAAACCGACATCCGGGTTACCCGGATTTCCCTGGCCTCCGAGGGGCTGGTGGACATGGTCCTCCTCACTCCCCGGCAGATCTACCTGACCGCCAAGGAACTCGGGTCCACCTCGCTGACCCTGTGGTCCGGCGAAAAGGTGGCCAAGGTCTACGACATCGTCGTCACCCCGGACGTGACCCGGCTGAAGCGGCTGATCCACGAGACCATGCCGGGTGAAGACGGTATTCGGGTCCTGTCCTCCGGATCGTCCATCACCCTGGCCGGCACCGTGTCCAGCACCGAACAGCTGAGCCGCGCTCTGGTCCTGGCAAAGGCCGAGGCCAAGGACAACGTGGTCAACCTGCTCAGCGTGGACGGCATCCACCAGGTTCTCCTGGAGGTCCGCGTGGCCGAGATGTCCCGCTCCGTGACCAAGCAGATCGGCTTCAACTTCGCGGCCATCGGCTCCAACTTCTCCATTTTCTCCCTGGTCAACAGCCTGGCGTCCTACGATCCGACCGACGGCATCCTGTACGCCGGGGACAGTGTCAACATGATGGGCTCCTATACCAGCGGCTCCTACTCTCTCTATGGAATGCTCAACGCGCTCAAGGCAAACGGCCTGGTGCGGATGCTGGCCGAGCCGAACCTGACCTGCGTGTCCGGCGAGTCGGCCGAGTTCCTGGTGGGCGGCGAAGTGCCCATCCCCATGCCCGGTTCGCTGGGTACCGTGGGCATCGATTACAAGCCGTTCGGCATCGGGCTCAAGTTTACGGCAACGGTCCTGTCTTCCGGCCGGATCAACCTCAAGGTCAATCCCGAGGTCTCCGAACTGGACTACTCCCGTGCCCAGCCCGTGGCCGGATACCAGATCCCGACCATCTCCACCCGCAGGGCCAACACCGTGGTCGAGCTGGGTGACGGGCAGTCCTTCATGATCGCCGGACTCATCAGCGACAACCTCAGGGAAAATTCCAACAAGGTCCCCGGACTGGGTGAGATCCCGGTTCTCGGCAACCTGTTCAGCTCCCAGGATTTCGCCTCCAACAAGACCGAGCTGGTCGTCCTGGTCACCGCCCACCTGGCCAAGCCGGTGGACATGGCCTCCCAGACCCTGCCCACGGATGGTTTCCGTGAGCCCGACGACAAGGAATTCTACATCTTCGGTCTGCTGGAAGGGCAGGGCGGTTCCGACAGCGGCAAGACTTCCGGGAAGGGCCCGGCGGCTTCGACCCAGGACACGGTCATCCGACCGGAATCGGGATTCGACGGCGAATTCGGCCATTCCTGGATCAACTAG
- a CDS encoding type II secretion system F family protein: MSMTLIIAAVAVLVVFLLVMGIGSLVQSGSDKADRRVKERLRAMAMNADIDVAAVDLVLRESTMSEVPLFNRLLESMRWATHFNRLLYQADAKASAGVYLLGCMLLAVVGFYAGTFSGRLWVSGAGALMLGYIPVWTLQSKKRKRMDKFQKQLPEALDLMARALKAGHTFGGGMRMVADEFDAPIGPEFGKTLDEMNYGMDADRALTNLEERVDCPDLKFFIVSVNIQRETGGNLAEIIAKIAALVRERFALFGKIRVLSAEGRVSAYILIALPFLLTGILYVVNPKYVSLLWTRELGQSMVWGAAISMIFGWIIIRKIIRIKV; the protein is encoded by the coding sequence ATGTCCATGACACTGATCATCGCGGCTGTGGCCGTACTCGTCGTCTTCCTGCTGGTCATGGGTATCGGCTCGCTCGTGCAGTCCGGTTCGGACAAGGCCGACCGGCGCGTCAAGGAGCGCCTGAGAGCCATGGCCATGAACGCCGACATCGACGTAGCTGCCGTGGATCTGGTCCTGCGCGAAAGCACCATGAGCGAGGTGCCGTTGTTCAACCGCCTGCTCGAAAGCATGCGCTGGGCCACCCATTTCAACCGCCTGCTGTACCAGGCCGACGCCAAGGCTTCGGCGGGCGTGTACCTGCTCGGCTGCATGCTGCTGGCCGTGGTCGGCTTCTATGCCGGAACCTTCTCGGGCCGGCTGTGGGTCTCCGGGGCCGGGGCGTTGATGCTCGGGTATATCCCGGTCTGGACGCTGCAGAGCAAGAAGCGCAAGCGCATGGACAAGTTTCAGAAGCAGCTGCCCGAGGCGCTGGACCTCATGGCCCGCGCGCTCAAGGCCGGACACACCTTCGGCGGCGGCATGCGCATGGTGGCCGACGAATTCGACGCTCCCATCGGCCCGGAATTCGGCAAGACTCTGGACGAGATGAACTACGGCATGGATGCGGACCGCGCGCTGACCAATCTGGAAGAACGCGTGGACTGCCCGGACCTGAAGTTCTTCATCGTCTCGGTCAATATTCAGCGCGAGACCGGCGGCAACCTGGCCGAGATCATCGCCAAGATCGCCGCCCTGGTTCGCGAGCGGTTCGCCCTGTTCGGCAAGATTCGGGTCCTGTCCGCCGAGGGCAGGGTGTCCGCCTACATCCTCATCGCCCTCCCGTTTCTGCTGACCGGCATCCTCTATGTGGTCAACCCGAAGTACGTCAGCCTGCTGTGGACCCGCGAACTGGGCCAGAGCATGGTCTGGGGAGCGGCCATATCCATGATCTTCGGTTGGATCATCATTCGCAAGATCATTCGGATCAAGGTGTAG
- a CDS encoding CpaF family protein, with amino-acid sequence MNLAERLNRNAAKRTAQAAAPKDQPKVAPKAKVQPKATPKVEAAEHYFELKTRIHDRLIDMIDLSLLDSLSETEMRSEISKVTEGLLWGEFRNAPLNLAERKRMLAEIQDEVIGLGPLEPYVQDPTVNDILVNGYKQIYVERSGKLELTPARFKDDDHLRKIIDRIVSMVGRRIDESQPLCDARLLDGSRVNAVIPPLAIDGPSLSIRKFSKDPLEVADLIGFNSLTSEMALLMKGIVQSQLNVLISGGTGSGKTTLLNCLSRNVPEDERIVTIEDAAELQLKQEHVVRLETRPANIEGRGEITMRDLVKNCLRMRPDRIIVGEVRSSEALDMLQAMNTGHDGSLTTIHANTPRDALMRLETMISMAGLNLNPLSMKRYISSAIDVIIQATRLVDGSRKVISIQEVTGMEGEMITMQEIFAFEQTGMTPDGKVEGYFTARGIRPKFADKLERMGFPFPMEMFNVTPRPPKNKE; translated from the coding sequence ATGAACCTCGCAGAAAGACTGAACCGCAACGCGGCCAAGCGTACTGCCCAGGCAGCGGCTCCCAAGGACCAGCCCAAGGTGGCCCCCAAGGCCAAGGTCCAGCCCAAGGCGACTCCCAAGGTCGAGGCGGCGGAGCACTATTTCGAGCTCAAGACCCGTATCCACGACCGGCTCATCGACATGATCGACCTTTCGCTCCTGGATTCCCTGAGCGAGACCGAAATGCGCAGCGAAATCTCCAAGGTCACCGAGGGGTTGCTCTGGGGCGAGTTCCGCAACGCGCCCCTGAACCTGGCCGAGCGCAAGCGTATGCTGGCCGAGATCCAGGACGAGGTCATCGGCCTCGGACCGCTTGAGCCCTACGTTCAGGACCCCACGGTCAACGATATCCTGGTCAACGGCTACAAGCAGATCTACGTGGAACGTTCGGGCAAGCTGGAGCTGACCCCGGCCCGTTTCAAGGACGATGATCATCTGCGCAAGATCATCGACCGCATCGTGTCCATGGTCGGCCGTCGCATCGACGAGTCCCAGCCTCTGTGCGACGCGCGCCTGCTCGACGGCTCGCGCGTCAACGCGGTCATCCCGCCCCTGGCCATCGACGGTCCCTCGCTGTCCATTCGTAAGTTTTCCAAGGACCCGCTGGAAGTGGCGGACCTGATCGGTTTCAACTCACTCACTTCGGAGATGGCCCTGCTCATGAAGGGCATCGTCCAGTCCCAGCTCAACGTGCTCATCTCCGGCGGTACCGGCTCGGGTAAGACCACGCTGCTCAACTGCCTGTCGCGCAACGTGCCCGAGGACGAGCGCATCGTGACCATCGAGGACGCGGCCGAGCTGCAGCTCAAGCAGGAACACGTGGTCAGGCTGGAAACCCGCCCGGCCAATATCGAGGGCCGCGGCGAGATCACCATGCGCGATCTGGTCAAGAACTGCCTGCGTATGCGCCCCGACCGCATCATCGTCGGCGAGGTCCGTTCGTCCGAGGCCCTGGACATGCTCCAGGCAATGAACACCGGTCACGACGGCTCCCTGACCACCATCCACGCCAATACCCCGCGCGACGCCCTGATGCGTCTGGAAACCATGATCTCCATGGCCGGGCTGAATCTGAACCCCCTGTCCATGAAGCGCTACATCTCCTCGGCCATCGACGTCATCATCCAGGCCACGCGCCTGGTGGACGGTTCCAGAAAGGTCATCTCCATTCAGGAAGTGACCGGCATGGAAGGGGAGATGATCACCATGCAGGAAATTTTCGCCTTCGAGCAGACCGGCATGACCCCCGACGGCAAGGTGGAAGGCTATTTCACGGCCCGGGGCATCCGGCCCAAGTTCGCGGACAAGCTGGAGCGCATGGGCTTCCCGTTCCCCATGGAAATGTTCAACGTCACCCCCAGACCCCCGAAGAACAAGGAGTAG
- a CDS encoding tetratricopeptide repeat protein produces the protein MRKFLIITVTLIAGIVLSGCMAKSYDDKTFDQLAYGKKSPVTLTSEQHEQVGDGYVRRNKPEMALVHFNKAIELNGDNLDARVKRGSLLAAQGLDEQALAEFNKVLEKSPDHAIANEAAGCVYFRAGLYDEAKSHLNRAVALNPMLWKAHNFLGIIHDRNREYDQAAEEFSAALELHQGNGADEIYNNLGVVHIARKQYVEAVETFRRALQTGGVSARTYNNLGLALARMGRLDEALESFKYAGGEAKAHNNLGYVLLTENRPAQAVPYFEKAIELSPSYYVKAADNLKRARLAARFQDGVTQSSGSTPNPLLRKSFPDSKQNPGEPAASPASAGSPPPSAKVVKAALEEPGSADDSIIPHEKTYGLHVSSWRDHNHAFAQCEKLKKKGFSTWINQVDLGDKGIWYRVLVGEFGSIKEAQVERPDVLTILNLDRAPVYERVDPRPVVSAQL, from the coding sequence ATGAGAAAGTTCTTAATCATCACCGTGACCCTGATCGCCGGGATCGTTCTGTCCGGCTGCATGGCCAAGTCATATGACGACAAGACCTTCGATCAGTTGGCATACGGGAAGAAGTCCCCGGTCACCCTGACCAGCGAACAGCACGAGCAGGTGGGCGACGGCTATGTCCGCCGCAACAAGCCCGAAATGGCCCTGGTGCATTTCAACAAGGCCATAGAGCTGAACGGCGACAATCTCGACGCTCGGGTCAAGCGCGGCAGTCTGCTGGCGGCCCAGGGGCTGGACGAGCAGGCGCTGGCCGAGTTCAACAAGGTGCTGGAAAAGTCTCCGGATCATGCCATCGCCAATGAAGCCGCCGGTTGCGTGTATTTTCGCGCCGGGCTGTACGACGAGGCCAAGTCCCATTTGAACCGTGCCGTGGCCCTCAATCCCATGCTTTGGAAGGCCCATAATTTCCTGGGCATCATTCACGACCGCAACCGGGAGTATGATCAGGCCGCCGAGGAGTTCTCCGCCGCTCTGGAATTGCACCAGGGCAACGGCGCCGACGAGATCTACAACAACCTGGGCGTGGTCCATATCGCCCGCAAGCAGTACGTCGAGGCGGTGGAGACCTTCCGCCGGGCGCTGCAGACCGGCGGCGTGTCCGCCCGCACCTACAATAATCTGGGCTTGGCCCTGGCCCGCATGGGCCGTCTGGACGAAGCCCTCGAATCCTTCAAGTACGCAGGGGGCGAAGCCAAGGCCCACAACAATCTCGGATACGTCCTCCTGACGGAGAACCGGCCCGCACAGGCCGTGCCGTACTTCGAGAAGGCCATCGAGCTGTCCCCCTCCTACTATGTGAAGGCCGCCGACAACCTGAAGCGCGCCCGTCTGGCGGCCCGTTTCCAGGACGGCGTCACCCAATCAAGCGGTTCCACCCCGAACCCTCTGCTTCGTAAGTCCTTCCCCGACTCGAAGCAGAACCCCGGCGAGCCTGCGGCATCTCCCGCGTCCGCAGGCTCGCCTCCCCCCTCCGCCAAGGTCGTCAAGGCGGCCTTGGAGGAGCCGGGTTCGGCGGATGACTCCATAATTCCCCATGAAAAGACCTACGGGCTGCATGTCAGCTCCTGGCGTGACCACAACCATGCCTTCGCCCAGTGCGAAAAGCTCAAGAAGAAGGGGTTCTCGACCTGGATCAACCAGGTGGATCTCGGCGACAAGGGTATCTGGTATCGCGTCCTGGTGGGCGAGTTCGGCTCCATCAAGGAAGCCCAGGTTGAGCGTCCGGACGTGCTGACCATCCTGAACCTGGATCGCGCCCCGGTGTACGAGCGCGTTGACCCCAGGCCCGTGGTTTCGGCCCAACTCTAA
- a CDS encoding type II secretion system F family protein encodes MDYQIIPLLAAGVGFISVLLAGYGLIGYLSGASDSARLKERVSGKAVKRSEALTAPLGHALKGTVDFFGRLGTKIGPTETAEVDKGRLRLIQAGLRKPDSYKIFQGLKGFLAVGLAGGFLLVRFLFMDHMSTSATCFGTVLLAAIGVYGPDYWLTKKINKRKMTVGDELPDALDLLVVCVESGMGLDQALDRVCHEMRSSGPVISSEFKLLTLELRAGKSRVEALRSLAERVGLDDLNSLTSLLIQADAFGISVGRTLRVYSDAMRVKRAQRAEEKAAKMPVLLLLPLVAFILPSLFVVILGPAVIMSMDMFLKMNNH; translated from the coding sequence ATGGATTACCAGATCATTCCTCTGTTGGCCGCTGGCGTTGGCTTCATCTCGGTCCTTCTGGCCGGGTATGGCCTGATCGGTTACCTGAGCGGGGCCAGTGACTCGGCCCGTCTCAAGGAGCGGGTCTCCGGCAAGGCGGTCAAGCGTTCGGAAGCACTGACCGCGCCGCTGGGCCACGCGCTCAAGGGAACCGTGGACTTTTTCGGACGGCTGGGCACCAAGATCGGCCCCACCGAGACCGCGGAGGTCGACAAGGGCCGCCTGCGCCTCATCCAGGCCGGTCTGCGCAAGCCCGATTCCTACAAGATATTTCAGGGCCTCAAGGGCTTCCTGGCCGTGGGCCTGGCCGGCGGCTTCCTGCTCGTCCGCTTCCTGTTCATGGACCACATGTCCACGAGCGCGACCTGCTTCGGCACGGTCCTGCTGGCCGCCATCGGTGTCTACGGGCCGGATTACTGGCTCACCAAGAAGATAAACAAGCGCAAGATGACCGTGGGTGACGAGCTCCCCGACGCTCTCGACCTTCTGGTGGTCTGCGTGGAATCCGGCATGGGGCTGGACCAGGCTCTGGACCGCGTCTGTCATGAGATGCGCAGCTCGGGCCCGGTCATCAGCTCCGAATTCAAGCTGCTCACCCTGGAACTGCGCGCGGGCAAGTCCCGCGTGGAAGCCCTCCGGTCGCTGGCCGAAAGGGTCGGTTTGGACGACCTGAACAGCCTGACCTCGTTGCTCATCCAGGCCGACGCCTTCGGCATCAGCGTCGGTCGGACCCTGCGCGTCTACTCGGACGCCATGCGCGTCAAGCGCGCCCAGCGGGCCGAGGAAAAGGCCGCCAAGATGCCTGTGTTGCTGCTTCTTCCGCTCGTGGCGTTCATCCTCCCGTCCCTGTTCGTTGTCATTCTCGGACCGGCGGTGATCATGAGCATGGATATGTTCCTGAAGATGAACAACCACTAG
- a CDS encoding Flp family type IVb pilin produces MNKLMNLIRDEEGATAIEYGLIAALIAAGIVTATTALGEQVVSTFEYITGQMAGATSGDSASAS; encoded by the coding sequence ATGAACAAGCTGATGAACCTCATTCGTGACGAAGAAGGCGCGACCGCTATTGAATACGGCCTGATCGCCGCCCTGATCGCCGCTGGCATCGTGACCGCTACCACTGCTCTGGGTGAGCAGGTTGTGTCCACCTTCGAATACATCACCGGGCAGATGGCCGGCGCCACCTCCGGCGACTCCGCCTCCGCATCGTAG